One Hemibagrus wyckioides isolate EC202008001 linkage group LG09, SWU_Hwy_1.0, whole genome shotgun sequence DNA segment encodes these proteins:
- the LOC131359112 gene encoding C-type lectin galactose-binding isoform-like, which produces MGNEPLGITKWAPVEPNNSGGHEECGVISPTGWQDWFCSALFPSVCCNENKTGNQRYIYIPNTMTWHDAQVYCRQHHTDLASSRDATEDSVIRGLLSGNTWFGMFRDSWKWIDQTNFSTLSWTAGKPDNALKNENSGYINNIQVADALCSDIMPFFCYSVITGKQQIVRVKVLSNEDVNNPAVMVAILDQKLKDHLRTENITVKWRKQPDGVVFHKVKKENNTTV; this is translated from the exons ATGGGAAATGAGCCACTGGGAATTACGAAATGGGCACCAGTTGAACCCAACAACTCAGGTGGACATGAGGAGTGTGGTGTGATTTCTCCCACAGGTTGGCAGGATTGGTTCTGTTCTGCACTATTCCCTTCTGTCTGTTGTAATG aaaataaaactgGAAATCAGAGGTACATTTATATTCCTAATACTATGACTTGGCATGATGCTCAGGTTTACTGTAGACAGCATCACACAGACTTGGCCAGCTCCAGAGATGCAACTGAAGACTCAGTTATAAGGGGACTGCTCTCTGGCAACACTTGGTTTGGTATGTTCAGAGACTCCTGGAAATGGATAGACCAAACCAATTTCTCTACCCTCAGCTGGACGGCTGGAAAACCTGATAATGCCCTGAAGAATGAAAACAGTGGTTATATAAATAACATTCAGGTTGCTGATGCACTGTGCTCAGACATAATGCCTTTCTTCTGTTACTCAG TAATCACGGGAAAACAACAAATAGTTAGAGTGAAGGTCCTATCCAATGAGGATGTGAATAATCCTGCAGTGATGGTGGCCATCTTGGATCAG AAACTGAAGGATCATTTGAGGACAGAGAACATCACAGTAAAATGGCGCAAACAACCAGATGGAGTTGTGTTTCACAaggtgaaaaaagaaaataatactacagtgtaa